One Streptomyces sp. SAI-135 DNA segment encodes these proteins:
- a CDS encoding DUF5324 family protein — MTRIDSVRAATGSAKDSVLHAAEVVAPYADTAKDKASHYATEARVYLAPKVSQAAEQARVQYGAHVAPRLEQARTHVPPKVDQAAHEAAVRTRKAARQAADYSRPRIEQAVAAAGPVREEATARSVAALAALRGQISPKEVQKLVRKHERRARAGRLAKALAVAGLVAGGAYAAWKWWDKQANPDWLVEPPAATEVPETGRLTSVDGTGQSVLDPEVQAKEAEEDAARHDEGR; from the coding sequence GTGACCCGCATCGACAGCGTGCGCGCCGCGACCGGCTCGGCGAAGGACAGCGTGCTGCACGCCGCGGAAGTGGTGGCGCCCTACGCCGACACGGCCAAGGACAAGGCCTCGCACTACGCGACGGAGGCACGCGTCTATCTCGCGCCGAAGGTCTCGCAGGCGGCCGAGCAGGCGCGTGTCCAGTACGGCGCCCATGTCGCGCCGCGCCTGGAGCAGGCCCGTACGCATGTTCCGCCGAAGGTCGACCAGGCCGCCCACGAGGCCGCCGTACGCACGCGCAAGGCAGCTCGGCAGGCCGCCGACTACTCCCGCCCGAGGATCGAGCAGGCCGTCGCCGCGGCCGGCCCGGTCCGTGAGGAGGCCACCGCTCGCAGCGTGGCCGCACTGGCCGCGCTGCGCGGTCAGATCTCGCCCAAGGAGGTCCAGAAGCTGGTCCGCAAGCACGAGCGGCGGGCTCGCGCAGGACGGCTCGCCAAGGCGCTGGCGGTCGCGGGCCTCGTGGCGGGCGGTGCCTACGCCGCCTGGAAGTGGTGGGACAAGCAGGCCAACCCCGACTGGCTGGTCGAGCCGCCCGCCGCGACCGAGGTGCCCGAGACGGGCCGACTGACGTCCGTGGACGGCACCGGGCAGTCCGTCCTGGACCCGGAGGTCCAGGCGAAGGAGGCCGAGGAAGACGCCGCGAGGCACGACGAAGGGCGCTGA
- a CDS encoding peptidylprolyl isomerase — protein MAEQLYATLKTNHGDIEVRLLPNHAPKTVRNFVELAQGEREWTHPGTGEKSTKRLYDGTIFHRVISGFMIQGGDPLGTGIGGPGYEFEDEFHPDLGFNKPYLLAMANAGPGTNGSQFFITVSPTAWLNRKHTIFGEVTDPASQKVVDAIAGVKTTRPNDRPVNDVVIEQVVVETRQG, from the coding sequence GTGGCCGAGCAGCTTTACGCCACCCTGAAGACCAACCACGGCGACATCGAAGTCCGGCTCCTGCCGAACCACGCCCCGAAGACGGTCAGGAACTTCGTCGAACTCGCCCAGGGCGAGCGCGAGTGGACGCACCCGGGCACCGGTGAGAAGTCCACCAAGAGGCTCTACGACGGCACGATCTTCCACCGCGTCATCAGCGGCTTCATGATCCAGGGCGGCGACCCGCTGGGCACCGGCATCGGCGGCCCGGGCTACGAGTTCGAGGACGAGTTCCACCCGGACCTCGGCTTCAACAAGCCCTACCTGCTCGCCATGGCCAACGCCGGCCCCGGCACCAACGGCTCGCAGTTCTTCATCACCGTCTCCCCGACGGCGTGGCTGAACCGCAAGCACACCATCTTCGGCGAGGTCACCGACCCGGCCAGCCAGAAGGTCGTCGACGCCATCGCCGGCGTCAAGACCACCCGCCCCAACGACCGCCCGGTGAACGACGTCGTCATCGAGCAGGTCGTCGTGGAGACCCGCCAGGGCTGA
- a CDS encoding rhomboid family intramembrane serine protease encodes MNQEAGSAPEAQNLPGCYRHPDRETGIRCTRCERPICPECMVSASVGFQCPECVRDGGGSGPAPAAARPRTLAGGAVTSDPRLFTKILIGINVAVFIAIRAHESLATDLSLIGAWPPAPFTPTEGVAGGQYYRLVTSLFVHQEIWHIGFNMLSLWWLGGPLEAALGRARYLAVYLVSGLAGSALAYLLAGPVTQTLGASGAIFGLFGATAVLMRRLNYDLRPIIALLVINLIFTFGWSSISWQAHIGGLVAGLITGYGMVHAPRERRALVQYGTCALVLLVVVVMIVIRTAQLT; translated from the coding sequence ATGAATCAGGAGGCGGGCAGCGCACCGGAGGCCCAGAACCTTCCTGGCTGCTACCGGCACCCGGACCGTGAGACCGGCATCCGCTGCACCCGTTGCGAGCGCCCGATCTGCCCGGAGTGCATGGTCAGCGCCTCCGTCGGCTTCCAGTGCCCCGAGTGCGTGCGCGACGGGGGCGGCAGCGGACCTGCTCCGGCCGCGGCGCGGCCCCGCACCCTCGCGGGCGGCGCGGTCACATCGGACCCCCGGCTGTTCACGAAGATCCTCATCGGGATCAATGTCGCGGTGTTCATCGCCATCCGGGCCCACGAGTCGCTGGCGACGGACCTGAGCCTCATCGGTGCCTGGCCACCGGCGCCGTTCACGCCCACCGAAGGTGTCGCGGGCGGGCAGTACTACCGCCTGGTGACCTCGCTCTTCGTGCACCAGGAGATCTGGCACATCGGCTTCAACATGCTGAGCCTGTGGTGGCTCGGCGGCCCCCTGGAGGCGGCCCTGGGCCGGGCCCGCTATCTCGCGGTCTACCTCGTCTCCGGCCTCGCGGGCAGCGCGCTGGCCTATCTGCTGGCCGGCCCGGTCACCCAGACGCTCGGCGCCTCCGGTGCCATCTTCGGTCTCTTCGGCGCCACCGCGGTCCTGATGCGACGGCTGAACTACGATCTGCGGCCGATCATCGCGCTCCTGGTGATCAACCTGATCTTCACCTTCGGCTGGAGCAGCATCTCCTGGCAGGCCCACATCGGCGGCCTGGTCGCCGGACTCATCACGGGCTACGGCATGGTCCACGCCCCGCGCGAGCGGCGGGCGCTGGTGCAGTACGGCACCTGTGCGCTGGTTCTGCTGGTCGTCGTGGTCATGATCGTGATCAGGACCGCTCAGCTGACCTGA
- the crgA gene encoding cell division protein CrgA, with amino-acid sequence MPKSRIRKKADYTPPPAKQATAIKLNSRAWVAPVMLAMFLIGLAWIVVFYVTDGSLPIDALDNWNIVVGFGFIAAGFAVSTQWK; translated from the coding sequence GTGCCGAAGTCACGTATCCGCAAGAAGGCCGACTACACGCCGCCCCCGGCGAAGCAGGCGACCGCCATCAAGCTGAACAGCCGCGCCTGGGTGGCGCCTGTGATGCTGGCCATGTTCCTCATCGGGCTCGCATGGATCGTCGTCTTCTATGTGACCGACGGTTCCCTGCCCATCGACGCCCTGGACAACTGGAACATCGTGGTGGGCTTCGGTTTCATCGCCGCGGGATTCGCCGTCTCCACTCAGTGGAAGTAG
- a CDS encoding DUF881 domain-containing protein yields the protein MSNSADSPQSGSSPVRRRGFRPVRVLTAGVFALAGLIFFTSFNTAKGTDIRTDASLLKLSDLIQERSHNNGELDESNGSLRRDVEALAERDDGSTKAEDDKLAALEDRAGTQKLKGKAVTVTLDDAPPNATAKLPGYPEPQPDYLVIHQQDLQAVVNALWKGGAQGIKVMDQRLISTSAVRCVGNTLILQGRVYSPPYKIQAVGDPGKLKQALADSKAIQNYMVYVNVYGLGWNVADDGTVTLPGYSGTVDLQYAEPVE from the coding sequence TTGAGCAATTCTGCCGACTCTCCCCAGTCCGGATCCAGTCCTGTCCGCAGGCGGGGTTTCCGGCCGGTGCGGGTGCTCACGGCGGGCGTCTTCGCTCTCGCGGGCCTCATTTTCTTCACGAGTTTCAACACGGCCAAGGGCACCGACATCCGCACCGACGCCTCCCTGCTGAAGCTCTCGGACCTCATCCAGGAGCGCAGCCACAACAACGGCGAGCTCGACGAGTCGAACGGCTCGCTGCGCCGGGACGTCGAGGCGCTGGCCGAGCGCGACGACGGCAGCACCAAGGCCGAGGACGACAAGCTCGCCGCCCTGGAGGACCGGGCCGGCACCCAGAAGCTCAAGGGCAAGGCGGTCACGGTCACCCTCGACGACGCCCCGCCGAACGCCACCGCCAAGCTGCCCGGCTATCCCGAGCCGCAGCCCGACTACCTGGTCATCCACCAGCAGGACCTGCAGGCCGTGGTCAACGCCCTGTGGAAGGGCGGCGCCCAGGGCATCAAGGTCATGGACCAGCGGCTGATCTCCACCAGTGCCGTGCGCTGCGTCGGCAACACCCTGATCCTCCAGGGCCGCGTCTACTCGCCGCCGTACAAGATCCAGGCGGTCGGTGACCCCGGAAAGCTGAAGCAGGCGCTCGCGGACTCCAAGGCGATCCAGAACTACATGGTCTACGTCAACGTCTACGGACTTGGCTGGAATGTCGCCGACGACGGCACGGTTACGCTGCCCGGTTACTCGGGCACAGTGGATCTGCAGTACGCCGAGCCCGTGGAGTGA
- a CDS encoding class E sortase has translation MRVVVRIVSELFITAGALIVLFVVYLLFWTGVRADTVMDDQIDQLQDQWSHGSVRQPKATADPSAAPAKPAPYRNGKPFAIMYIPRLGFTWNKPVLEGTQVGTLKKGLGHYANTAQLGQQGNFSVAGHRRTYGDPFKDFPRLRRGDAVVLTDGTTWFTYRIDKGPYKTVPTDIEVIDPVPRKSGYTRPGRYLTLTTCDPEWGHSHRLIVWAHLDSTQPVEDGKPVALRR, from the coding sequence GTGCGTGTCGTCGTCAGGATCGTCAGCGAGCTGTTCATCACCGCCGGTGCGCTGATCGTGCTGTTCGTCGTCTATCTGCTGTTCTGGACCGGTGTGCGGGCCGACACCGTCATGGACGACCAGATCGACCAGTTGCAGGACCAGTGGTCGCACGGGAGCGTGCGGCAGCCGAAGGCGACAGCCGACCCGTCCGCCGCTCCCGCGAAGCCGGCGCCGTACCGGAACGGCAAGCCCTTCGCGATCATGTACATCCCCCGGCTCGGTTTCACGTGGAACAAGCCGGTGCTCGAAGGCACCCAGGTCGGCACCCTGAAGAAGGGCCTCGGCCACTACGCGAACACCGCCCAGCTCGGGCAGCAGGGCAACTTCTCGGTCGCGGGGCACCGGCGCACCTACGGCGATCCCTTCAAGGACTTCCCGCGGCTGCGGCGCGGAGACGCGGTCGTCCTGACCGACGGAACGACCTGGTTCACGTATCGGATCGACAAAGGGCCCTACAAAACAGTGCCCACCGACATTGAGGTGATCGATCCTGTGCCACGTAAATCCGGGTACACGCGGCCTGGCCGCTATCTCACGCTGACCACGTGCGATCCGGAGTGGGGACACAGTCACCGGCTGATCGTCTGGGCACACCTGGACTCCACACAGCCTGTGGAGGACGGCAAGCCTGTTGCCCTGCGCCGTTAG
- a CDS encoding aminodeoxychorismate/anthranilate synthase component II, which translates to MSARILVVDNYDSFVFNLVQYLYQLGAQCEVLRNDEVSTAHAQDGFDGVLLSPGPGTPEEAGVCIEMVRHCAATGVPVFGVCLGMQSMQVAYGGVVDRAPELLHGKTSLVEHEGKGVFAGLPTPFTATRYHSLAAEPATVPAELEVTARTHDGIVMGLRHRELPVEGVQFHPESVLTEHGHLMLANWLVECGDQGAVARSAGLAPVVGRATA; encoded by the coding sequence GTGAGCGCGCGCATTCTCGTCGTCGACAACTACGACAGCTTCGTCTTCAACCTGGTCCAGTACCTCTATCAGCTGGGCGCTCAGTGCGAGGTGCTGCGCAACGACGAGGTGTCGACGGCGCACGCCCAGGACGGCTTCGACGGCGTCCTGCTGTCGCCGGGGCCCGGCACACCGGAGGAGGCCGGGGTCTGCATCGAGATGGTGCGCCACTGTGCCGCGACCGGGGTGCCCGTCTTCGGTGTCTGCCTCGGGATGCAGTCCATGCAGGTGGCGTACGGCGGTGTCGTGGACCGCGCCCCCGAGCTGCTGCACGGCAAGACCTCCCTCGTGGAGCACGAGGGCAAGGGCGTCTTCGCCGGTCTGCCGACGCCGTTCACGGCGACCCGCTACCACTCGCTGGCCGCCGAACCGGCGACGGTGCCGGCCGAGCTGGAGGTCACCGCGCGGACACACGACGGGATCGTCATGGGGCTGAGGCACCGTGAACTCCCGGTCGAGGGTGTGCAGTTCCACCCCGAGTCGGTGCTGACGGAACACGGTCACCTGATGCTGGCCAACTGGCTCGTGGAGTGCGGGGACCAGGGCGCGGTGGCGAGGTCGGCGGGGCTCGCCCCGGTGGTGGGCAGGGCCACGGCGTGA
- a CDS encoding class E sortase: MTALRPEREDVYGDASYGSYGGDPYGGQSFGGAAYAEETPAREPYTEEPYVQKPYAEEPYAEEPYTEEPYTAGPLGGASAPYVPPADDETVALRIPDPPPPSISASAASSVTSATGSPHGGRAARRKAAKGRHGRHGGGAVPEAQPEQESADGRPLSRVEARKQAKARKPGAAVVASRAIGEVFITTGVLMLLFVSYQLWWTNVRAHAQADKEASSLQNDWASGKGAPGTFEPGQGFALLHIPKLDVVVPIAEGVSNKKVLDKGMVGHYSEGALKTAMPDAKTGNFALAGHRNTHGEPFRYINKLSPGDAIVVETQDEYFVYKMTSTLPVTAPSNTSVIDPIPKGSGFTTAGRYITLTTCTPEFTSKYRLIVWGKMVEERPRSKGKPDALVQ, from the coding sequence GTGACGGCCCTGCGCCCCGAGCGCGAGGACGTGTACGGCGACGCGTCGTACGGGTCCTACGGCGGCGACCCCTACGGCGGTCAGTCCTTCGGCGGCGCCGCCTACGCCGAGGAGACTCCGGCCCGGGAGCCGTACACCGAGGAGCCGTACGTCCAGAAGCCGTACGCCGAGGAGCCGTACGCCGAGGAGCCGTACACCGAGGAGCCCTACACCGCGGGCCCGCTCGGTGGGGCGTCGGCGCCGTACGTACCGCCGGCCGACGACGAGACGGTGGCACTGCGGATACCCGATCCGCCACCACCCTCCATATCCGCTTCTGCGGCCTCTTCCGTCACATCCGCCACTGGATCCCCACACGGTGGCCGTGCGGCCCGCAGGAAGGCCGCCAAGGGCCGCCACGGGCGTCACGGCGGCGGGGCCGTTCCCGAGGCGCAGCCGGAGCAGGAGTCGGCGGACGGCAGACCGCTCTCCCGCGTCGAGGCCCGCAAGCAGGCGAAGGCTCGCAAACCCGGCGCGGCCGTCGTCGCCAGCCGGGCGATCGGCGAGGTGTTCATCACCACCGGCGTGCTGATGCTGCTGTTCGTCAGCTACCAGCTCTGGTGGACCAACGTCCGGGCCCACGCGCAGGCGGACAAGGAGGCGAGCAGCCTCCAGAACGACTGGGCGAGCGGGAAGGGCGCCCCGGGCACCTTCGAGCCCGGCCAGGGTTTCGCCCTGCTGCACATCCCCAAGCTGGACGTGGTGGTGCCGATAGCCGAGGGCGTCAGCAACAAGAAGGTCCTCGACAAGGGCATGGTCGGGCACTACAGCGAGGGCGCGCTGAAGACGGCGATGCCCGACGCCAAGACCGGCAACTTCGCCCTCGCGGGGCACCGCAACACCCACGGCGAGCCCTTCCGGTACATCAACAAGCTCAGCCCCGGCGACGCGATCGTCGTCGAGACGCAGGACGAGTACTTCGTCTACAAGATGACGTCGACGCTGCCGGTGACGGCACCGAGCAACACGAGCGTGATCGACCCCATCCCCAAGGGATCCGGTTTCACCACGGCCGGCCGCTACATCACCCTCACCACCTGCACGCCGGAGTTCACCAGCAAGTACCGGTTGATCGTCTGGGGCAAGATGGTCGAGGAACGGCCGCGCAGCAAGGGCAAGCCGGATGCGCTCGTCCAGTAA
- a CDS encoding class E sortase — protein MAATTEQEQNTGTPAPRRRGTGRIAMAVSVFGELLITAGLVLGLFVVYSLWWTNVVADRAAHKEADKVRDSWMQDRDTGPGALDTRNGIGFLHVPAMKNGEVLVEKGTSTKILNDGVAGYYTDPVKATLPTSGKTGNFSLAAHRDGHGAKFHNIDKVKKGDPIVFETKDEWYVYKVYAVLPETSKYNVKVLGRIPEESGKKKAGHYITLTTCTPVYTSRYRYVVWGELVRTEKVDSERTLPKELR, from the coding sequence GTGGCAGCGACCACCGAGCAAGAGCAGAACACCGGCACCCCCGCGCCGCGCCGACGTGGCACCGGCCGGATCGCCATGGCGGTCAGCGTCTTCGGTGAACTCCTCATCACGGCGGGCCTGGTGCTCGGCCTGTTCGTCGTCTACTCGCTGTGGTGGACGAACGTCGTCGCCGACCGCGCGGCCCACAAGGAAGCCGACAAGGTGCGCGACAGCTGGATGCAGGACCGGGACACCGGCCCCGGCGCGCTGGACACCAGGAACGGCATCGGCTTCCTGCACGTCCCCGCCATGAAGAACGGCGAGGTCCTGGTCGAGAAGGGCACCTCGACGAAGATCCTCAACGACGGGGTCGCCGGCTACTACACCGACCCGGTCAAGGCCACGCTCCCCACCAGCGGCAAGACCGGCAACTTCTCCCTCGCCGCCCACCGCGACGGCCACGGCGCGAAGTTCCACAACATCGACAAGGTCAAGAAGGGCGACCCGATCGTCTTCGAGACCAAGGACGAGTGGTACGTCTACAAGGTCTATGCAGTCCTCCCCGAGACCTCGAAGTACAACGTCAAGGTCCTCGGCCGGATCCCCGAGGAGTCCGGCAAGAAGAAGGCCGGCCACTACATCACGCTGACGACGTGCACGCCGGTGTACACCTCGCGCTACCGCTACGTCGTGTGGGGCGAACTGGTCCGCACGGAGAAGGTGGACAGCGAGCGGACGCTGCCGAAGGAACTGCGCTGA
- the pknB gene encoding Stk1 family PASTA domain-containing Ser/Thr kinase — translation MEEPRRLGGRYELGQVLGRGGMAEVYLAMDTRLGRTVAVKTLRADLARDPSFQARFRREAQSAASLNHPAIVAVYDTGEDYIDGVSIPYIVMEYVDGSTLRELLHSGRKLLPERSLEMTIGILQALEYSHRSGIVHRDIKPANVMLTRNGQVKVMDFGIARAMGDSGMTMTQTSAVIGTAQYLSPEQAKGEQVDARSDLYSTGCLLYELLTVRPPFVGDSPVAVAYQHVREEAQPPSVFDPEITPEMDAIVLRALVKDPNYRYQSADEMRADIEACLDGQPVAATAAMGSVGYGGYPDDQPTTALRSDAGATTMLPPMNPDDGGYGYDDRPDRRRQKKSNTSTILLVVAGILVLVGAILIGKWIFSGGGAGNDQVAVPNLVNQSQSAAEQQLTNVDLKLGEVTQKACENTAKGNICEQNPTANTKVDKNSAVNIVVSTGAPKVAVPSVLGQDVDKATETLQGDKYEFVVKTKQEVSTEEVGTVLKQDPELGAEVEKGSTVTLTIAKAEEKSTVPDVVGRSCDEAKAQMQANNLVGNCTEVETEDTNQIGKVISTSPQAGTQADKNSTVTIQIGKAADKTEVPSVVGRTVAQARQILNNAGFTNIQFANGSDQSDNALVAQQDPQGGSEVGDPGSTPINLTTVSVGGGNNNGGNNGGGFFGGGTG, via the coding sequence ATGGAAGAGCCGCGTCGCCTCGGCGGCCGGTACGAGCTGGGCCAGGTGCTCGGCCGTGGTGGCATGGCGGAGGTCTACCTCGCCATGGACACGCGCCTCGGCCGCACGGTGGCGGTGAAGACGCTGCGCGCGGACCTCGCGCGCGATCCGTCCTTCCAGGCCCGGTTCCGCCGGGAGGCCCAGTCGGCCGCCTCGCTCAACCATCCCGCGATCGTGGCGGTCTACGACACGGGCGAGGACTACATCGACGGGGTCTCGATCCCGTACATCGTCATGGAGTACGTCGACGGCTCCACGCTGCGTGAGCTGCTGCACTCCGGCCGCAAGCTGCTGCCGGAGCGCTCCCTGGAGATGACCATCGGGATCCTCCAGGCGCTGGAGTACTCCCACCGCAGCGGGATCGTCCACCGGGACATCAAGCCGGCCAACGTGATGCTCACGCGCAACGGCCAGGTCAAGGTGATGGACTTCGGCATCGCCCGCGCCATGGGCGACTCCGGCATGACGATGACCCAGACGTCCGCGGTGATCGGCACGGCCCAGTACCTCTCGCCGGAGCAGGCGAAGGGCGAGCAGGTCGACGCCAGGTCGGACCTCTACTCCACCGGCTGTCTCCTGTACGAGCTGCTGACGGTCCGGCCGCCCTTCGTGGGCGACTCCCCGGTGGCCGTCGCCTACCAGCACGTACGTGAGGAGGCGCAGCCCCCGTCGGTGTTCGACCCCGAGATCACGCCCGAGATGGACGCCATCGTCCTGCGGGCCCTGGTCAAGGACCCGAACTACCGCTACCAGTCGGCCGACGAGATGCGCGCCGACATCGAGGCCTGCCTCGACGGCCAGCCGGTCGCGGCCACCGCGGCCATGGGCTCGGTGGGCTACGGCGGCTACCCCGACGACCAGCCGACCACGGCCCTGCGCTCCGACGCGGGCGCGACGACCATGCTGCCGCCGATGAACCCGGACGACGGCGGATACGGCTACGACGACCGCCCCGACCGGCGCCGCCAGAAGAAGTCGAACACCTCGACGATCCTGCTGGTGGTGGCGGGCATCCTGGTGCTCGTCGGCGCGATCCTGATCGGCAAGTGGATCTTCAGCGGCGGCGGCGCGGGCAACGACCAGGTGGCCGTGCCGAACTTGGTCAACCAGTCGCAGTCGGCAGCCGAGCAACAGCTGACCAACGTCGATCTGAAACTCGGTGAGGTCACCCAGAAGGCCTGTGAGAACACGGCCAAGGGCAACATCTGCGAGCAGAACCCGACTGCCAACACCAAGGTCGACAAGAACTCCGCCGTCAACATCGTGGTGTCCACCGGGGCGCCGAAGGTGGCCGTCCCCAGTGTTCTCGGCCAGGACGTCGACAAGGCCACGGAGACGCTGCAGGGCGACAAGTACGAGTTCGTCGTCAAGACCAAGCAGGAGGTGTCCACCGAGGAGGTGGGCACGGTGCTGAAGCAGGACCCGGAACTCGGCGCGGAGGTGGAGAAGGGGTCCACCGTCACCCTCACCATCGCCAAGGCCGAGGAGAAGTCCACGGTCCCGGACGTCGTCGGCCGCTCCTGTGACGAGGCCAAGGCGCAGATGCAGGCGAACAACCTGGTCGGCAACTGCACCGAGGTGGAGACCGAGGACACCAACCAGATCGGCAAGGTCATCTCGACCTCGCCGCAGGCCGGCACCCAGGCCGACAAGAACTCGACGGTCACCATCCAGATCGGCAAGGCGGCCGACAAGACCGAGGTCCCGAGCGTCGTGGGCCGCACGGTCGCCCAGGCCCGCCAGATCCTCAACAACGCCGGCTTCACGAACATCCAGTTCGCGAACGGCAGCGACCAGAGCGACAACGCCCTGGTGGCCCAGCAGGATCCCCAGGGCGGCAGCGAGGTGGGCGACCCCGGCAGCACCCCGATCAACCTCACCACGGTGAGCGTCGGCGGCGGCAACAACAACGGCGGCAACAACGGCGGAGGGTTCTTCGGAGGCGGCACCGGCTAG
- a CDS encoding penicillin-binding protein 2 yields the protein MNKPLRRIAIFCGLLVLALLIRDNWLQYVKADSLREDPDNRRVLIARYATPRGDIIVDGKAITGHAETTSGDFKYKRTYKDGAMWAPVTGFVSQAYGATQLESIEDGILTGTDDRLFFRNTLDMLTGKPKEGGNVVTTLSAAAQKAAYDGLKKQGGKGAVAAIEPSTGKILALASYPSYDPSTIAGGSDADAEAWKKLDKKNNPDDPSLNRALREVYPPGSTFKVVTAAAALENGLYKSADEQTDSPLPWTMPGTTTQLKNEGNIPCKNATLRVALQYSCNTVFGKIGSQLGNDKMLEEAKKFGFTEEQFTPVRSSASVFSDDMAPSEVALSSIGQFNTAATPLQMAMVASAVANNGTLMKPYMVDSLQAPNVDTLEKTEPEKLSEPLSPENAQILQSMMETVVEKGTGTTAQIDGVTVGGKTGTAQHGENNSKNPYAWFISYAKVGDSAPVAVAVVVQDDKAVRENISGSGLAAPIAKSVMEAVIDSKK from the coding sequence ATGAACAAGCCCCTGCGCCGGATCGCGATCTTCTGCGGCCTGCTGGTCCTCGCCCTGCTCATCCGCGACAACTGGCTCCAGTACGTCAAGGCCGACAGCCTCCGCGAGGACCCGGACAACCGCCGCGTGCTCATCGCGCGCTACGCCACGCCCCGCGGCGACATCATCGTCGACGGCAAGGCCATCACCGGGCACGCGGAGACGACGTCGGGTGACTTCAAGTACAAGCGCACCTACAAGGACGGCGCGATGTGGGCGCCGGTCACCGGCTTCGTCTCGCAGGCCTACGGCGCCACCCAGCTGGAGTCCATCGAGGACGGCATCCTTACCGGCACCGACGACCGGCTCTTCTTCCGCAACACCCTCGACATGCTCACCGGCAAGCCGAAGGAGGGCGGCAATGTCGTCACCACTCTCAGCGCCGCCGCGCAGAAGGCCGCCTACGACGGTCTGAAGAAGCAGGGCGGCAAGGGCGCGGTCGCCGCCATCGAGCCGTCCACCGGCAAGATCCTGGCGCTGGCCTCCTACCCGTCGTACGACCCCTCCACGATCGCCGGCGGCAGCGACGCCGACGCCGAGGCGTGGAAGAAGCTCGACAAGAAGAACAACCCCGACGACCCCTCCCTGAACCGGGCGCTGCGCGAGGTCTACCCGCCCGGCTCCACCTTCAAGGTCGTCACCGCGGCCGCCGCGCTGGAGAACGGCCTGTACAAGTCGGCCGACGAGCAGACCGACTCGCCGCTGCCGTGGACCATGCCGGGGACCACGACCCAGCTGAAGAACGAGGGCAACATCCCCTGCAAGAACGCCACCCTGCGGGTCGCGCTCCAGTACTCCTGCAACACCGTCTTCGGCAAGATCGGCTCCCAGCTCGGCAACGACAAGATGCTCGAAGAGGCCAAGAAGTTCGGCTTCACCGAGGAGCAGTTCACGCCGGTCCGCTCCAGCGCGTCCGTCTTCTCCGACGACATGGCGCCCTCCGAGGTCGCGCTCTCCTCGATCGGCCAGTTCAACACCGCGGCGACCCCGCTCCAGATGGCCATGGTCGCCTCGGCCGTCGCCAACAACGGCACCCTGATGAAGCCGTACATGGTCGACTCCCTCCAGGCCCCGAACGTGGACACCCTGGAGAAGACCGAGCCGGAGAAGCTGAGCGAGCCGCTGTCCCCGGAGAACGCCCAGATCCTGCAGTCGATGATGGAGACGGTCGTCGAGAAGGGCACCGGCACCACGGCCCAGATCGACGGCGTCACGGTGGGCGGCAAGACCGGTACCGCCCAGCACGGCGAGAACAACAGCAAGAACCCGTACGCCTGGTTCATCTCGTACGCCAAGGTCGGCGACAGCGCGCCGGTGGCGGTGGCCGTGGTCGTCCAGGACGACAAAGCGGTCCGCGAGAACATCTCCGGCAGTGGTCTCGCGGCGCCCATCGCCAAGAGCGTCATGGAGGCGGTCATCGACTCCAAGAAGTGA